The proteins below come from a single Agrobacterium vitis genomic window:
- a CDS encoding pyridoxal phosphate-dependent aminotransferase, which translates to MVMLSTRSAVEPFHAMDILAEANRLKAAGHKVISLAVGQPGAPAPERAIRAAEVALRAGQIGYTDALGRADLRQGLADYYRRRHGTEVAAERIMVTTGSSAGFNLAFLTLFEAGDAVAIARPGYPAYRNILKALGLVVIEVPVGPDTDYTLTPDSLERAARAAGVRLKGVLLASPANPTGTVTGRAALQRLALWCDDNGVSFISDEIYHGLTYGVEEASAVEFAPDAVVINSFSKYYRMTGWRIGWMVLPPTLVRGVECVAQSLYISAPELSQIAAMAALEAGDELEEYRAGCRANRDFLQARLPALGMPLLSPMDGAFYAYVDVSRFTNDSMEFARRLLAQTHVAATPGLDFDPLEGHRALRISYAGTLADLTDATDRIANWLA; encoded by the coding sequence TTGGTTATGCTTTCCACCCGCAGTGCCGTCGAACCGTTCCACGCCATGGATATTCTGGCCGAGGCCAACCGGTTGAAGGCCGCTGGCCATAAGGTGATTTCTCTGGCAGTCGGTCAGCCTGGCGCGCCAGCGCCCGAGCGGGCGATCCGGGCGGCGGAAGTGGCCTTGCGGGCGGGCCAGATCGGCTATACCGACGCTCTCGGCCGTGCCGACCTGCGTCAGGGGCTTGCCGATTATTACCGTCGTCGCCACGGCACGGAGGTCGCGGCGGAGCGAATCATGGTGACGACTGGCTCGTCGGCGGGTTTCAACCTGGCATTTCTGACACTGTTTGAGGCCGGGGACGCCGTTGCCATCGCCCGGCCCGGCTATCCCGCCTATCGCAACATCCTGAAGGCGCTGGGACTGGTGGTCATTGAAGTGCCTGTTGGTCCTGATACCGATTATACCCTGACGCCCGACAGTTTGGAGCGTGCGGCGAGGGCGGCGGGTGTGCGGCTGAAAGGCGTGCTTCTGGCCAGCCCCGCCAATCCCACCGGCACGGTCACCGGCCGGGCGGCGTTGCAGCGTCTGGCGCTGTGGTGCGACGACAATGGTGTTAGCTTCATTTCCGACGAGATCTATCACGGCCTGACCTATGGCGTGGAGGAAGCAAGCGCGGTGGAATTTGCGCCTGACGCCGTCGTCATCAATTCCTTCTCCAAATATTATCGGATGACCGGCTGGCGGATCGGCTGGATGGTCCTGCCCCCGACACTGGTACGTGGCGTGGAATGCGTCGCCCAGAGCCTCTATATTTCGGCGCCTGAATTATCGCAGATTGCCGCCATGGCTGCGCTTGAGGCAGGCGATGAATTGGAAGAGTACCGGGCCGGTTGCCGCGCCAATCGCGATTTTCTCCAGGCTCGACTGCCTGCGCTGGGCATGCCGCTGCTGTCTCCCATGGATGGCGCCTTCTATGCCTATGTCGATGTCAGCCGTTTCACCAATGACAGCATGGAATTTGCCCGCAGATTGCTGGCGCAAACCCATGTGGCGGCAACGCCTGGCCTGGATTTTGATCCGCTGGAAGGCCACCGGGCCTTGCGGATTTCCTATGCGGGAACACTGGCCGACCTGACCGACGCCACCGACAGAATCGCCAACTGGCTTGCGTGA
- a CDS encoding DsbA family protein: MRFFRTAVLATLIASTGLGAPAYALDDKQKQEIGAFIKEYLIAHPEIMLDVQDALQKKQEEARASQASSGIERNKAEIFNSKDDIVLGNPKGDVTIVEFFDYNCGYCRHALADMDTILKADKNVRFVLKEFPILGPDSVAAHRVADAFRKLAPEKYSDFHHALLGSEGRATQESAIDAGVILGVSEAALRKEMTDSPNDTSVKKVYQLAQDLGINGTPAYVIGNELVSGAIGADALQEKLTNVRTCGKSTC, translated from the coding sequence ATACGATTTTTTCGCACTGCCGTTTTGGCAACGCTCATTGCCTCGACCGGCCTCGGCGCGCCAGCCTACGCGCTGGATGACAAGCAGAAGCAAGAAATCGGCGCCTTCATCAAGGAATATCTGATCGCCCATCCGGAAATCATGCTCGACGTGCAGGACGCCTTGCAAAAGAAGCAGGAAGAGGCCCGCGCCAGCCAGGCCTCCAGCGGCATTGAACGCAACAAGGCTGAGATCTTCAATTCGAAGGATGATATCGTCCTTGGCAATCCGAAGGGCGACGTGACCATCGTTGAGTTCTTCGACTATAATTGCGGCTATTGCCGCCATGCGCTGGCCGACATGGATACCATCCTGAAGGCCGATAAGAATGTGCGGTTCGTCCTGAAGGAATTCCCGATTCTTGGGCCAGATTCGGTGGCCGCACACCGCGTTGCAGACGCATTCCGCAAGCTGGCACCGGAAAAATACAGCGACTTCCACCATGCCCTGCTTGGTAGTGAAGGTCGCGCCACGCAGGAAAGCGCCATCGATGCGGGTGTGATACTGGGGGTTTCGGAAGCAGCCCTTCGTAAGGAAATGACTGACAGCCCCAATGACACATCCGTCAAAAAGGTCTATCAACTGGCCCAGGACCTGGGCATCAACGGCACACCCGCCTATGTGATCGGCAATGAACTGGTTTCTGGTGCCATCGGTGCAGATGCTCTCCAGGAGAAGCTGACGAATGTTCGCACCTGCGGCAAATCAACCTGCTGA
- the aroQ gene encoding type II 3-dehydroquinate dehydratase has protein sequence MSRTIFVLNGPNLNALGKREPGIYGGKTLSDIETECFRFGEQLGIAVDCRQSNHEGDLVDWLHEAGDKAVGVALNAGAYTHTSIALHDAMRAIAVPVVEVHISNVHAREEFRHTSMIAPAAKGVICGFGPHSYLLALQALDNLTR, from the coding sequence ATGAGCAGAACAATTTTCGTGCTGAACGGCCCCAATCTGAATGCGCTTGGCAAGCGGGAGCCCGGGATTTACGGCGGCAAGACACTGTCCGACATCGAAACGGAGTGCTTTCGGTTCGGTGAACAGCTCGGGATTGCCGTCGACTGCCGCCAGAGCAATCATGAGGGCGATCTGGTCGATTGGCTGCATGAAGCGGGCGATAAAGCTGTCGGTGTCGCACTCAATGCCGGTGCCTATACGCATACATCAATCGCGCTGCATGACGCCATGCGAGCGATTGCTGTTCCGGTCGTCGAAGTGCATATTTCGAATGTCCACGCGCGGGAAGAATTCCGCCATACCTCAATGATAGCGCCCGCCGCCAAGGGAGTTATTTGCGGCTTCGGACCGCATTCCTACCTCCTGGCGCTGCAAGCGCTTGATAACCTCACACGATAG
- the accB gene encoding acetyl-CoA carboxylase biotin carboxyl carrier protein, translated as MAEKKTGIDQALIRELANILNETDLSEIEVEQDALRIRVSRAAPQMVAPQMMAMPQMQYGAPYGAPAPAAAPAPVAVAAPAARDLSKAVTAPMVGTVYMSPAPGSKPFIEVGSTVKEGQTLLIIEAMKTMNQIPSPRSGKVVEILIDDASPVEYGEAMVIIE; from the coding sequence ATGGCAGAGAAGAAAACCGGCATCGATCAGGCGCTTATCCGCGAGCTGGCGAATATCTTGAACGAGACCGATCTGAGCGAGATCGAAGTGGAACAGGATGCGCTGAGAATTCGCGTTTCCCGCGCCGCGCCGCAAATGGTGGCTCCGCAGATGATGGCAATGCCGCAGATGCAGTATGGCGCGCCTTATGGTGCCCCGGCACCTGCCGCAGCACCTGCTCCAGTGGCGGTAGCGGCTCCTGCTGCCCGCGATCTGTCCAAAGCCGTAACGGCTCCCATGGTCGGCACGGTCTATATGTCCCCCGCCCCCGGTTCAAAGCCCTTCATCGAAGTCGGCTCGACGGTCAAGGAAGGCCAGACGCTGCTGATCATCGAAGCCATGAAGACAATGAACCAGATCCCTTCGCCTCGTTCCGGCAAGGTCGTCGAAATCCTCATCGACGATGCAAGCCCGGTCGAATATGGCGAAGCCATGGTCATCATCGAGTAA
- the accC gene encoding acetyl-CoA carboxylase biotin carboxylase subunit yields MPVISKILIANRGEIALRVLRACKELGIASVAVHSTADADAMHVRLADESVCIGPPPSRDSYLNIHQIVAACEITGADAVHPGYGFLSENSKFADILDAHGITFIGPTADHIRLMGDKITAKETAKSLGIPVVPGSAGEVKPETALEIAREIGFPVLIKATAGGGGRGMKVANTEAELEEAVSTARSEAAAAFGNDAVYMEKYLGTPRHIEIQVFGDGEGNAIHLGERDCSLQRRHQKVWEEANSPALTQEQRMKIGQICADAMKKLKYRGAGTIEFLYENGEFYFIEMNTRLQVEHPVTEAITGIDLVYEQIRVASGAGLSVTQEEVEFRGHAIECRINAEDPRTFTPSPGTITHFHAPGGLGVRVDSGAYAGYKIPPYYDSLIGKLIVHGRTREECMMRLRRVLDEFVIDGIKTTLPLFQDLINNPDIAKGDYDIHWLEHYLAKTSAK; encoded by the coding sequence ATGCCAGTCATCTCAAAAATACTCATCGCCAATCGCGGCGAAATCGCCCTTCGCGTGCTGCGCGCCTGCAAGGAGCTTGGCATTGCCTCCGTTGCCGTGCATTCCACAGCGGATGCCGACGCCATGCACGTACGCCTTGCCGACGAAAGCGTCTGCATCGGCCCACCGCCCTCGCGTGACAGCTATCTGAACATTCACCAGATTGTTGCCGCCTGTGAAATCACCGGGGCGGACGCCGTCCATCCCGGCTACGGCTTCCTCTCGGAAAATTCCAAATTCGCCGATATCCTCGATGCCCATGGCATTACCTTCATCGGACCAACCGCCGATCATATTCGGCTGATGGGCGATAAGATTACCGCCAAGGAAACCGCAAAATCGCTCGGCATTCCCGTAGTTCCGGGTTCAGCTGGCGAAGTGAAGCCGGAAACAGCGCTGGAGATCGCCCGTGAAATCGGCTTTCCGGTGCTGATCAAGGCAACGGCAGGCGGCGGCGGACGCGGGATGAAAGTCGCGAACACCGAAGCAGAGCTGGAAGAAGCCGTTTCCACAGCCCGTTCGGAAGCCGCTGCTGCTTTCGGTAACGACGCCGTTTATATGGAAAAATATCTCGGTACGCCCCGGCATATCGAAATCCAGGTATTCGGCGATGGTGAAGGCAATGCCATTCATCTGGGCGAACGCGATTGCTCGCTTCAGCGCCGTCACCAGAAGGTCTGGGAAGAAGCCAATTCCCCTGCCCTCACCCAGGAACAGCGGATGAAGATCGGCCAGATCTGCGCCGACGCCATGAAAAAGCTGAAATATCGCGGCGCTGGCACGATCGAGTTCCTCTATGAAAATGGCGAGTTCTATTTCATTGAAATGAACACCCGTTTGCAGGTGGAGCATCCGGTGACGGAAGCCATTACCGGCATCGACCTGGTCTATGAACAGATCCGCGTTGCGTCGGGCGCAGGCCTGTCGGTGACGCAGGAAGAAGTGGAATTCCGTGGCCATGCCATCGAATGCCGCATCAATGCCGAAGACCCGCGCACCTTCACGCCGTCTCCGGGCACCATAACCCATTTCCACGCTCCAGGCGGGCTTGGGGTGCGGGTGGATTCCGGCGCCTATGCTGGCTACAAGATCCCGCCTTACTATGACAGCCTGATCGGCAAGCTGATCGTGCATGGTCGCACCCGCGAAGAATGCATGATGCGCCTGCGCCGGGTTCTGGATGAATTTGTCATTGACGGGATCAAGACGACCCTGCCATTGTTCCAGGATCTGATCAACAATCCGGATATTGCCAAGGGCGATTACGACATCCATTGGCTGGAGCATTATCTGGCCAAGACGTCCGCGAAATAA
- the aat gene encoding leucyl/phenylalanyl-tRNA--protein transferase, producing MGRRSSKDRSITPDILLRAYSIGLFPMAESSDDPELFWVEPDLRGIIPLDSFHYSKSLAKIIRQKPFDIRFDTAFSAVLDKCAEPAPDRPSTWINQTIRDLYTALFQMGHAHSVEAFEGDELVGGLYGVSLGAAFFGESMFSRRSNASKICLVHLVERLRAQGFVLLDTQFTTEHLKTFGAIDVAKDKYSKMLEEAVVMANVPFLLPEEISP from the coding sequence ATGGGTCGGCGCAGCAGCAAGGATAGAAGCATCACACCCGACATCCTGCTGCGCGCCTATTCCATCGGCCTGTTTCCCATGGCCGAATCCAGCGACGACCCGGAACTGTTCTGGGTCGAGCCGGACCTGCGGGGCATCATTCCCCTCGACAGCTTTCACTATTCCAAAAGCCTCGCCAAGATTATCCGGCAAAAGCCGTTTGATATCCGCTTCGATACGGCTTTTTCCGCGGTTCTCGACAAATGCGCCGAGCCCGCACCGGACCGGCCCAGCACCTGGATCAACCAGACAATCCGCGATCTATACACAGCCCTGTTTCAGATGGGCCACGCCCATAGCGTCGAAGCCTTTGAAGGTGATGAGCTGGTCGGCGGCCTTTACGGCGTGTCCCTGGGGGCGGCCTTCTTCGGCGAAAGCATGTTTTCCCGCCGTTCCAACGCATCGAAAATCTGTCTTGTGCATCTGGTCGAAAGGCTGCGGGCACAGGGTTTCGTGCTTCTCGACACCCAGTTCACGACCGAGCACCTGAAAACCTTCGGAGCGATAGATGTGGCGAAAGACAAGTACAGCAAGATGCTGGAAGAGGCCGTTGTCATGGCGAATGTGCCGTTTTTATTGCCGGAAGAAATAAGTCCGTAA
- a CDS encoding DUF2155 domain-containing protein encodes MAATSLTAAFSITATVPADAARISNAVAVFSGLDKITGRITEFDVYLNETVQFGALQVTPKACYSRDETEAQHVDAFVQVDEITLDRRIRQIFSGWMFADSPALNAIEHPIYDVWLKDCKQTSDVPKPAK; translated from the coding sequence CTGGCAGCAACCAGCCTCACGGCAGCGTTCTCGATAACGGCCACTGTTCCAGCCGATGCCGCCCGCATTTCCAACGCCGTCGCAGTCTTTTCGGGTTTGGACAAGATAACCGGGCGGATTACCGAATTCGACGTCTATCTCAATGAGACAGTCCAGTTCGGCGCCTTGCAGGTGACGCCCAAGGCCTGTTACTCCCGCGATGAAACCGAGGCGCAGCATGTCGACGCCTTCGTGCAGGTCGACGAAATCACCCTGGACCGTCGCATTCGCCAGATCTTTTCAGGCTGGATGTTTGCCGATAGCCCGGCGCTTAACGCCATCGAGCACCCGATCTACGATGTCTGGCTGAAGGATTGCAAGCAGACCTCCGACGTGCCGAAGCCAGCAAAATAA
- a CDS encoding NADH:ubiquinone oxidoreductase subunit NDUFA12, translating to MKQLLLQIFTWWSGQTVGTRFFTWREGKRVGEDEAGNIYYEGGMSSFGLQRRWVIYNGYADASAIPPGWHGWMHHRTDVPPTKDNYVPREWEKPHEANLTGTAEAYRPQGSIAATGARPRVTGDYDAWTPGN from the coding sequence ATGAAGCAGCTTTTGTTGCAGATTTTCACCTGGTGGAGTGGCCAGACCGTCGGAACCCGTTTCTTCACCTGGCGTGAAGGTAAGCGCGTTGGCGAAGACGAGGCAGGCAATATCTACTATGAAGGCGGCATGAGCAGCTTCGGCCTGCAACGCCGCTGGGTGATTTATAACGGCTATGCTGACGCCTCCGCCATTCCGCCCGGCTGGCATGGCTGGATGCATCACCGCACCGACGTGCCGCCCACCAAGGACAATTACGTGCCGAGGGAATGGGAAAAGCCGCATGAGGCGAACCTGACCGGCACCGCCGAAGCCTATCGTCCGCAGGGCTCGATTGCTGCAACCGGTGCTCGTCCGCGCGTCACCGGTGACTACGACGCCTGGACGCCCGGCAACTAA